One part of the Streptomyces sp. NBC_00286 genome encodes these proteins:
- a CDS encoding MFS transporter, with protein MSHAQPRTAAPGAAAPPRPNVVVAVLAFGGIVVSLMQTLVIPIVPELPSLLNAPASDTAWAVTATLLAAAVATPMMGRLGDMYGKRRMLLVSVVMLVAGSVTAALSESLAPMIVGRALQGLSAGVIPLGISIMRDELPAERLGSATALMSASLGVGGALGLPAAALIADNFDWHVLFWASAGMGVVALLLVLALVPESKVRTGGRFDLVGAVGMAAGLVCLLLAISKGGDWGWGSGTILGLFGAAVVILLVWGVFELRTKQPLVDLRTTARRQVLFTNLASIAVGFAMFAMSLVIPQLLQLPEATGYGLGQSLLAAGLVMAPSGLVMMALAPVSAAVSKAKGPKVTLMIGSLIVAGGYGLNIVLMDEVWHFILVSCVIGAGIGFTYGSMPALIMSAVPMSETGAANSLNTLMRSIGTSVASAVAGVILAQMTTTFGSTALPSEDGFKAVLAIGVGAALLAFLLASFLPRRQPVAAETSGTSAGEVDGGTGDAALAAIPRRR; from the coding sequence ATGTCCCACGCCCAACCCCGCACCGCCGCCCCCGGCGCGGCAGCGCCCCCGCGGCCGAACGTCGTCGTGGCGGTGCTGGCCTTCGGCGGGATCGTGGTCTCGCTGATGCAGACCCTTGTCATTCCGATCGTTCCGGAGCTGCCCAGCCTCCTGAACGCCCCGGCGTCCGACACCGCCTGGGCCGTCACCGCCACCCTGCTCGCCGCCGCCGTCGCGACGCCGATGATGGGGCGGCTCGGCGACATGTACGGCAAGCGCCGGATGCTGCTGGTCAGCGTGGTGATGCTGGTGGCGGGGTCGGTCACGGCGGCGCTCAGCGAGTCCCTGGCCCCGATGATCGTGGGGCGCGCGTTGCAGGGTCTGTCGGCCGGTGTCATCCCGCTCGGCATCAGCATCATGCGCGACGAACTGCCCGCCGAACGGCTCGGCTCCGCCACCGCGCTGATGAGCGCCTCCCTCGGCGTCGGCGGCGCCCTCGGCCTGCCCGCCGCCGCGCTCATCGCCGACAACTTCGACTGGCACGTACTGTTCTGGGCCTCGGCCGGCATGGGTGTCGTCGCCCTGTTGCTCGTACTGGCCCTCGTACCGGAGTCCAAGGTGCGCACGGGAGGACGGTTCGACCTGGTCGGTGCGGTCGGGATGGCGGCGGGGCTGGTGTGCCTGCTGCTGGCGATCTCCAAGGGTGGGGACTGGGGCTGGGGCAGCGGCACCATCCTCGGCCTGTTCGGTGCGGCTGTCGTGATCCTGCTGGTGTGGGGCGTCTTCGAGCTGCGTACCAAGCAGCCGCTGGTCGATCTGCGGACCACCGCGCGTCGTCAGGTGCTGTTCACCAACCTCGCCTCGATAGCCGTCGGCTTCGCGATGTTCGCGATGTCCCTCGTCATTCCGCAGCTCCTGCAGTTGCCTGAGGCGACCGGATACGGTCTGGGTCAGTCGCTGCTCGCCGCCGGTCTGGTCATGGCACCGTCTGGCCTGGTGATGATGGCCCTGGCCCCGGTCTCCGCGGCCGTCTCCAAGGCCAAGGGCCCGAAGGTGACGCTGATGATCGGCTCCCTGATCGTGGCCGGCGGCTACGGGCTGAACATCGTGCTGATGGACGAGGTCTGGCACTTCATCCTGGTGTCCTGCGTCATCGGCGCCGGTATCGGCTTCACGTACGGTTCGATGCCCGCGCTGATCATGAGCGCCGTACCGATGTCCGAGACGGGCGCCGCGAACAGCCTCAACACCCTGATGCGGTCCATCGGTACGTCGGTCGCCAGCGCGGTCGCCGGCGTCATCCTGGCGCAGATGACCACCACCTTCGGCTCCACCGCCCTCCCCTCCGAGGACGGCTTCAAGGCGGTCCTGGCGATCGGTGTCGGCGCGGCCCTTCTCGCGTTCCTGCTCGCCTCGTTCCTTCCGCGGCGGCAGCCGGTCGCGGCCGAGACGTCCGGGACATCGGCCGGGGAGGTGGACGGGGGCACCGGCGACGCCGCCCTCGCGGCCATTCCCCGCCGACGCTGA